One window of the Chitinophaga niabensis genome contains the following:
- a CDS encoding FecR family protein: MDKEHLIKTILNKYLRGTATPEEVRQVELWYDSFPEDESLLQDADQKEAFRKALVFRIISKTTRRRYRWPSVAAAAVLLIAAGLGLYQFTAKAPAALKAELVNVPFGTHRSIKLSDGSVVHLNAGSQLTIGAGYGKKERKITLSGEAFFDIVKDPEHPFLIQSGGITTTVLGTSFNIKAYPEQKDWQINVASGAVKVMREREVLAAVLTADKALRYDTATRSLAITTMQASEVAQWRNNILYFNNSSLEEMARELERQYNIPISVQGKQEGHYKISFNKQPLPEVLNILVDLTGITYTTEDGKIIIHAQKPN; encoded by the coding sequence ATGGACAAAGAACATCTGATCAAAACTATTTTAAACAAGTATCTGCGGGGAACAGCCACGCCTGAAGAAGTGCGACAGGTAGAGCTTTGGTATGATTCTTTTCCGGAGGATGAAAGTCTTTTACAGGATGCTGACCAGAAGGAAGCATTCCGCAAGGCGCTGGTATTCCGTATCATTTCCAAAACCACCCGCCGCCGTTACAGATGGCCGAGCGTGGCAGCTGCTGCTGTTTTATTGATAGCAGCCGGCCTGGGGCTTTATCAATTTACAGCAAAGGCGCCTGCTGCATTAAAAGCAGAACTGGTGAATGTACCATTCGGGACGCATCGCTCCATCAAACTTTCTGATGGTTCAGTCGTACATCTGAATGCGGGTTCACAACTTACCATCGGAGCAGGCTATGGAAAAAAAGAACGAAAGATAACATTAAGCGGGGAAGCTTTCTTTGATATTGTAAAAGATCCTGAACATCCTTTCCTCATACAATCCGGTGGAATAACCACCACTGTGTTGGGTACCTCTTTTAACATCAAAGCCTATCCGGAACAAAAGGACTGGCAGATCAATGTAGCCAGCGGTGCGGTGAAAGTAATGAGGGAGCGGGAAGTGCTTGCGGCAGTGCTTACCGCCGATAAAGCATTGCGATATGATACAGCCACCAGATCCCTGGCCATTACAACCATGCAGGCATCTGAGGTTGCACAGTGGCGTAATAACATCCTGTATTTTAATAACAGTTCGCTGGAAGAGATGGCGCGGGAACTGGAGCGGCAGTACAACATTCCCATTTCCGTGCAGGGCAAACAGGAAGGGCATTACAAGATCAGCTTTAACAAACAGCCTTTGCCGGAAGTACTCAACATCCTGGTTGATCTAACAGGCATTACCTATACAACAGAAGATGGTAAAATTATTATTCACGCACAAAAACCTAACTAG
- a CDS encoding RNA polymerase sigma factor, protein MEKLSDNRLIDLIKEDNHPAFTILVNRYWEELYRHIHARLKDEEDTRDILQEIFITAWKNRTTIYTDANGTLASYLFKAARYCIIRQFSRTKQTIFSEELLENLLNQQSTTSAQEMLETKELEKRVTDELNRMPERLQIAYRLSRYAHLSNKEIAAHLSLSEQTVKNNISIALHHLRVFVEKNTLLVILFLIIP, encoded by the coding sequence ATGGAAAAGCTTTCAGATAACCGGTTGATCGATCTGATAAAAGAAGACAACCACCCGGCATTTACCATTCTGGTAAACAGGTACTGGGAGGAGTTATACCGCCATATCCATGCCAGGCTTAAGGATGAAGAAGACACCCGGGATATTCTGCAGGAAATATTTATCACTGCCTGGAAGAACAGAACTACTATTTATACGGATGCAAATGGTACACTGGCATCCTATCTTTTTAAAGCTGCCCGTTACTGCATCATCAGGCAATTCAGCCGCACAAAACAAACTATTTTTTCTGAGGAGCTGCTTGAAAACCTGTTAAACCAGCAATCAACAACATCCGCACAGGAGATGCTGGAAACGAAAGAACTGGAAAAAAGGGTAACAGATGAACTGAACCGCATGCCGGAAAGATTACAGATCGCTTACCGCTTAAGTCGTTATGCGCATTTATCCAATAAAGAAATAGCCGCTCATCTTTCATTATCTGAACAAACGGTTAAAAACAATATTTCCATCGCGCTTCATCATTTGCGTGTGTTTGTGGAGAAAAATACTTTACTCGTCATACTCTTCTTAATAATTCCTTAA